CAACGGCGAGGATTTCGGCGATTTCCTGCCGTTCGGCAGGCCGGATCGGCCGGTTTTCGGCATGATCCGCCCAGCGATAGAAGGCCGGTTCGAAGCGACGCTCCCGCGCCATCTCAAATCCCGCCGCGCGCCGCATGTTACCCATGATTCCGCCCTTGGTCCGTGCTACCCATGAACGGGGAGACTAACGATGGAGCCACGGCGGCCGCCCATGGAGAAAACTGACACCCCTGTTCAGTCGCTGAACAGCGGTCGCGCCGCGTTGACCGTGCCGGAAGATGCGCGATGGGACGATCTGCGCGTGGCGATCATCCTGAGCGAGGCCGAGAGCTTTCGTCAGGCCGCCGAACGCTTGGGAATCACCGTCAACACGGTGCGGGCGAGACTCGATCGGCTGGAGGCCTCCGTCGGGGTCCGGCTGTTCAGGCGATCACCCAAGGGCGTCGCGCTGACCTCGGCCGGGCAGGATCTGGTGGCCGCCGCGCGGCAGGTGCAGAAACAGGTCGGCAGCGTTCATCTGCGCGATGACGTGCCGCTGATATCCGCCGGAGAGATCAGGCTCGGGGTAAGCGAGGTTCTCGGCGTCTTGTGGCTCGCCCCGCGCCTGGGGGCGCTGCAAAGCCGGATCGGCACCCATGCCGTCCACCTCAGTTGCTCCTACGATCATCAGCGCGATCGGCATTTCGAAGTCGATATCGAGCTGACGTTCAAACGCTCCGAAAATCCCGACATGATCTGCGCCCGGCTGGCGACCACCCATTTCATGCTGTTCACGTCCGACCGCTACATCGCCCGCCACGGTCGGCCGGACACGCTTGCCGACCTGACCAAACACCGGTTCATCGAACAGGTGGCGCCCGGCGTGAACTCCCATATTCTGGATTTCCTGGTCGGGACCGACCATGCGGCATCGTTCACGCCCTTGCGGATGAACTCGGGGCTGGCGCTGCTGTCCGCCGTGGAGTGCGGCGAAGGCATCGCCATGATGCCGACCTATTGCATGGCGCTCCGCCGGGATCTGGTGCCGCTGGATCTGCCGGTACAGCTTCGCTTCGATATCTATCTGAGCTACGCGGCGGATCTGCGCAACGCCCGGCCCATCGTCGAAACGGTGGAATGGCTGCGCGGCATCTTCACGCCGGTGAAGCAGCCCTGGTTCGCCGACAGCTTCACCCATCCCCGCGACATGGATTTTTCCCATGCATCGGACAATGACAGCGGCGCGATCTTCGCGATGCTGGACAACGCCATACGCTGATCGCGCACGGAAGGCCGACATGCCCTCCGTGCGCGGAAACGTCAGCCGACGAAGGCGCGCTCGATCACATAATGGCCGGGCTTGGCGTTCGAGCCTTCCTCGAAGCCGAGCGCATCCAGCATCGCCGCCTGCTCGCGGATCATCGCCATGCTGCCGCACATCATGATGCGATCTTCGGCCGGATCGAACTGCTTGGGGCCGAGGATCGGGCCGCCGAACAGCGTGCCGTCCTCGATCAACCCGCCGATCCGCGCCGAGGTGTGGAACGGCTCGCGGGTGACGGTCGGCACATAATGGAGCTGGGCCAGCGCCTGCTCCTCGACCAGCGGATCGCCGGCGAGCTGGCTCTTCAGCTCGTCATGGTTGGCGAGATCGCTGACCCGGCGAACCGAGTGGACGACGATCACCTGCGCGAACCGCTCATAGATGTCCGGATCGCGGATCAGGCTGAGGAACGGCGCGAGGCCGGTGCCGGTGGCGAGCAGGAACAGCCGGCGGCCGGGCAGCAGCGCATCGGCGACCAGCGTGCCGGTCGGCTTGCGGCCGAGGAACACCGAGTCGCCTTCCTTGATGCCCTGGAGGCGCGAGGTCAGCGGGCCGTCCGGCACCTTGATCGAGAGGAATTCCAGTTCCTCGGCATAGGCCGGGCTGGCGATCGAATAGGCGCGCAGCAGCGGCCGCTGGCCATCCGGCAGGCCGAGCATCACGAACTCGCCCGAGCGGAAGCGGAAGCTCGCCGGGCGCGTGATCGAGAAGCTGAACAGATGCTCGTTCCAGTGATGGACGCGGGTCACCGTCTCGACGCTGAGCGCGCCGGTCGGCGCGAGGGCCTGGACTTCGCTCACCGTCCGAGCTCCATCACCATGCCCGCGAACGAGGCGAAGCCGCGTTGCGAGGGGGTTTCCATGGGGTGGTCGGCGAACGAATACATGCGGGTCTCCGAGTCGGTATCAGGCTTCGGCGGTGGACGGGACGAGCGACGCTCGAGCATTGCGCCTTATCAAACGTCGCACTTCCGGCATAACAAGCATTGCTGCACATGCGCAGAAGGCGACATTTATCGCGATCGTCGCCTTATGGTCGCGCATTTGGTGGCTTGCGCCCGGAAACGCAAGCACGATGCGCATCGAAAGCGGGTCAGTAGACGACCACCGAACGGATGCTCTCGCCGGCATGCATCAGGTCGAATCCTTTGTTGATCTCGTCCAGCGTCAGCACGTGGGTGATCATCGGGTCGATCTCGATCTTGCCGTTCATGTACCAGTCGACGATCTTGGGCACGTCGGTGCGGCCCTTGGCGCCGCCGAACGCGGTGCCGCGCCAGTTGCGGCCGGTGACGAGCTGGAACGGCCGGGTGCTGATCTCCTTGCCCGCTTCCGCCACGCCGATCACGATGCTGGTGCCCCAGCCGCGATGGCAGGCCTCCAGCGCCTGGCGCATGACATTGGTGTTGCCGGTGCAGTCGAACGTGTAATCCGCACCGCCGTCGGTCAGCGCGACGAGATGCTGGACGATATCGCCCGCCACGTCCTTCGGGTTGACGAAGTGGGTCATGCCGAAGCGGCGCCCCCATTCCTCGCGATCCGGATTGATGTCGACCCCGACGATCATGTTGGCGCCGGCCATCCGCGCGCCCTGGAGCACGTTCAGGCCGATACCGCCGAGGCCGAACACGATCACATTGTCACCGACCTGGACCTTGGCGGTGTTGACCACGGCACCGACGCCGGTGGTCACGCCGCAGCCGACATAGCAGCTCGTCTGGAACGGCGCGTCGTCGCGGATCTTGGCGACGGCGATCTCGGGCACGACCGTGAAGTTCGCGAAGGTCGAGCAGCCCATATAATGGAAGATCGGCTGGCCCTTGTAGCTGAACCGGGTGGTGCCGTCGGGCATCAGCCCCTTGCCCTGCGTCGCGCGGATCGCGGTACACAGATTGGTCTTGCCGCTCAGGCAGGACTTACACTGCCGGCATTCCGGGGTGTAGAGTGGAATGACGT
This genomic window from Sphingomonas abietis contains:
- a CDS encoding S-(hydroxymethyl)glutathione dehydrogenase/class III alcohol dehydrogenase gives rise to the protein MKTRAAVAFEAKRPLEIVELDLEGPKAGEVLIEIMATGICHTDAYTLDGLDSEGLFPSVLGHEGAGIVREVGAGVTSVKPGDHVIPLYTPECRQCKSCLSGKTNLCTAIRATQGKGLMPDGTTRFSYKGQPIFHYMGCSTFANFTVVPEIAVAKIRDDAPFQTSCYVGCGVTTGVGAVVNTAKVQVGDNVIVFGLGGIGLNVLQGARMAGANMIVGVDINPDREEWGRRFGMTHFVNPKDVAGDIVQHLVALTDGGADYTFDCTGNTNVMRQALEACHRGWGTSIVIGVAEAGKEISTRPFQLVTGRNWRGTAFGGAKGRTDVPKIVDWYMNGKIEIDPMITHVLTLDEINKGFDLMHAGESIRSVVVY
- a CDS encoding LysR family transcriptional regulator, with the translated sequence MEKTDTPVQSLNSGRAALTVPEDARWDDLRVAIILSEAESFRQAAERLGITVNTVRARLDRLEASVGVRLFRRSPKGVALTSAGQDLVAAARQVQKQVGSVHLRDDVPLISAGEIRLGVSEVLGVLWLAPRLGALQSRIGTHAVHLSCSYDHQRDRHFEVDIELTFKRSENPDMICARLATTHFMLFTSDRYIARHGRPDTLADLTKHRFIEQVAPGVNSHILDFLVGTDHAASFTPLRMNSGLALLSAVECGEGIAMMPTYCMALRRDLVPLDLPVQLRFDIYLSYAADLRNARPIVETVEWLRGIFTPVKQPWFADSFTHPRDMDFSHASDNDSGAIFAMLDNAIR
- a CDS encoding ferredoxin--NADP reductase, with the translated sequence MSEVQALAPTGALSVETVTRVHHWNEHLFSFSITRPASFRFRSGEFVMLGLPDGQRPLLRAYSIASPAYAEELEFLSIKVPDGPLTSRLQGIKEGDSVFLGRKPTGTLVADALLPGRRLFLLATGTGLAPFLSLIRDPDIYERFAQVIVVHSVRRVSDLANHDELKSQLAGDPLVEEQALAQLHYVPTVTREPFHTSARIGGLIEDGTLFGGPILGPKQFDPAEDRIMMCGSMAMIREQAAMLDALGFEEGSNAKPGHYVIERAFVG